In Arthrobacter sp. MN05-02, the genomic stretch CCCGGCGGTGGGTGGGCGGCGTCCTCGTGGGCATCGGCGCGTTCCAGCTGTTCGACGGCCTGGTGCAGCACAAGCTGCTCGACCTGCACGAGGTGCGGTACGGCGTCGACCTGCTCCCCTACGACCTCCTCTGGAACGGTGCGGCCCTCGCCTTCCTGGCCGCCGGGATCCTGGTGCTCCTCGCAGCCCGCCGCCCGACGGCCCCGGACGCCGCCCCCCGGCATGGGTGACGGTCCGCACCATCTCGGCGAGGCCGCCGGGCACCTCCCGGGAGGGCCCGTCGGCCTGGTCCTCGGCACCGCCGTCGTGCTCGTATGGCTCGGGGCGGCCGCGGCGTACCTGCTCGCCGGCCGCGCCGCCGTCCTGCGCGGACGGACCGGATGGCCTCCCCGCCGGTCGATGGCCTGGCTGGCCGGCACGATGCTGGGACTGGCCGTCACGGTGGGCCCCGCTCGCACAGGCCGCCGGCCGCAGCTTCACGGTGCACACGGCGGTCCACCTGGTCCTCGGCATGCTCGTCCCCCTGCTGCTCGTCCTCGGCGCTCCGGTGAGCCTGTTCCTCCGCGCCGTCCCCGTGTCCGTCGGGCGGCGCTTCAGCCGCCTCGCCGCCTCGGTTCCCGTGCGGCTGGGCACCCATCCGGCGGTCGCCACACTCCTCGCCACCGTCCCGATGGCGGTCCTGTACCGGGACGGGAACGCCCTCGACCTCCTCCACCACCCGGTGCTCGGGCCACTGCTGCACGTCCACTTCGTGATCGCGGGGTGCATCTTCACCCATGCCGTCGTCGGGACGGATCCGAATCCGCACCGCGCGCCGTTGTGGCAGCGCGGCGCGGCGATCGTCGTGGCCATCGCGGTCCACGGCATGGTGGCCAAGCACCTGTACGCCGTCGGCGGTGAGACCGGCCCGCCGGATGTGGAGCAGGCGGCCCAGCTCATGTACTACGGCGGCGATGCGGTCCATGCGCTCCTCCTCGTGGTCTTCTGCACGCAGGCCTACCGGGCCGGCGGACGGCGCCTGGCCCGGCGCACGGCTTCCCGTGCGTCCTGGCTGGCCTCGCCGGAGCGGGCGGGCAGCCCGGCGCCCACCGAGGGATGACGATGCAACGCGGCCGCCCGCCCCCGTCGCCGCGGGTGACCTTCCGCGGTAGGGCGTCCTGTACAGGGACCGGCAGGAGCACACCTCTGCGACGAATACCTCCCGGAGTGTCCGGCACCCCGAAGTGGACAGGGCTATGTCAGTCCGCATATAACTAGTTTGTCGAACTAGTTGACAGTAGGATTCGTATTTCTGATCGAAAGGGCGAGCATGACGCAGACAATCAGTGACACCCTGGGTGCAGGAGACACCGCCGTCGGGGCACCCCTCCACTGCGGGGAACCCATGACCCTGCGTGAGACCTCCTACACCGGCTCCTCCTACGGCATGATCTCCCAGGCTCCGGCCGGGTTCGACGTCGAACTCGTGTGGGCCTGCTCGTGCGGCTTCCAGCTCTCCCACGAGGAGCCGGCCGAGCTCGCACACCCGCTGCCTCCCGCCCTGCGCCGTGTCGCGGCGGCCGCCGCCGACCTCGAGTCGATGCAGTGGCACCTCGACCAGCTCACGGGTGAACTCGAATCCGCCGTGCTGCAGGCCGCCGACGCCGGCGCAGCGATCGTCGACATCGCCGAAGCAGCGCACCTCCAGCCGGGCGAGGTGCAGCAGCTCGCCTCGGGCAGGCACTTCCTCGTCGACGCGAGTTAGCCGGCCTCCCCCGGGCCGGCAACCGCCCTTCTCCACCCGATCGCCGTACTGAAGGGCAGGACCGCATGAAGGAACCCGGCTGGGTCCGGCACGTGATCTGGTGGCACGTCTACCCCCTCGGTTTCGTCGGTGCGGAGAAGACCGCGACGCCGGACCCGGCAGCCGCCCATCGGCTGCTCGACCTGGTGCCCTGGCTCGACTACGCACTGGAGCTCGGGGCGTCCGGCCTGGCGCTCGGCCCCGTGTTCGCCTCGGAGACCCACGGCTACGACACCACCGACTACTTCCGGATCGATCCGCGACTCGGCACGTCGGAGGACTTCGACACCCTCGTGGCCGAGGCGCACCGACGCGGTCTGCGGATCCTGCTCGACGGAGTCTTCAACCACACCGGGCGCTCCTTCGCCCCCTTCCAGGACGTCCTCACGGACGGTCCGGGAGCAACGACCGCCCCGTGGTTCCTCCTCGACTGGCCCGATGGTGCCGGTCCCGGCACCGAGCCGGGGTACCGCGACTTCGAGGGCCACCACCACCTCGTGGCACTGAACCACGACGAGCCGGCCGTGGTGGACTTCGTCGCCGGGGTCATGGAGTACTGGCTCGGCCGCGGTGCGGACGGCTGGCGGCTCGATGCCGCCTACGCCGTCCCGGCGCGGTTCTGGGCCGAGGTCACGACGCGCGTCCGGTCGTCCCACCCCGAGGCATGGTTCGTCGGCGAATACATCCACGGCGACTACGGGTCGGAGGTCCGGGCCGGCGGGCTCGACTCCGCAACCCAGTACGAGCTGTGGAAAGCCGTCTGGAGCTCGCTGAACGACGCGAACCTGTTCGAACTCGCCGCGGCGCTGGAGCGCCACAATGCGCTGCTCGCGGGCTTCGCCCCGCTCACCTTCATCGGGAACCACGACGTCACCCGGATCGCCAGCAAGCTCATCGACCCAGCCCTGCTCCCGCATGCCGTCGCCGTCCTCCTCACGGTCGGCGGCACACCCTCCGTCTACTACGGCGACGAGCAGGGCTACCGCGGCGTCAAGGAGGACAGGGCAGGGGGCGACGACGACGTCAGGCCGCTCTTCCCACCCTCACCCGGGGACCTCTCCCCCGTCGGCAGGCCGACCTACCAGGTCCACCAGGAGCTCATCGGCATCCGGCGCAGGCATCCGTGGCTCCACCGCGCGACGACGCAGGTGCTGCAGCTGTCCAACGAACTGCTGGTCTACCGCGTCGAGGCCGACGGCGAAGCGCCGCTCGTGGTCGCGCTCAACCTCGCCCGGGACACCCGGTCGGCAGGGACCGGCGGCGCTGCATCCGTCCTCGCCGGACAGGCGACCGTCGATCCCGGCACGCAGCGGATCATCCTGCCACCCCGCGCCTGGGCCGTCCTCGGCTGACCCCGGTCCCGCGCGACGGAACACCTTGCCCGCGGGAGGGCGGCCAGGCGCGCCACCGGTGGATAATGGAACTCCACATCCGCTGCAGAGGAGGTCGCATGGGTCCGGAGGACGCGCCGAGGGACATCGACACGATCGACTTCACCCCGTGGCCGCGGCCCGTCCCGCTGCACGTCCTCAACGGCGTGAAGAAGCTGCTGCTCGTCGCCGCGATCCTCGTGGGCGTCCAGCAACTCCTGCCGTCCACGAGCATCGGATCCTCGCTGAGCAGCACCTTCACGCTGCTCGTGGTGATGTCCTGGCTCGGACCGCTCGCGCGGATCCTGGCTGCACGCCCGTGGGCCCGGAAAGCTCCCGAGGAGTAGGTCCCGGAGCGCGGCCACCTGCGCCGGGAGGAGAGAAGCGGGGCTCCTGATGACAGGAGCCCCGCTTCGTGTTCCGGACCGTGGAGCTTAGGGGAATCGAACCCCTGACCTTTTCATTGCGAACGAAACGCTCTACCAACTGAGCTAAAGCCCCGGACACAACTTCCGAACACCAACACTCTACCCAGAAGGAGGGCCGAGGCCCAAAGTCACGTCGGTGGGCGGCGCCCGCACCGGAGTGTCGGCACGCGGGCGTAGTCTTCTTGCCATGTCCAGCAACCCCCCGGCGGAGGCTCCTGCCCCGCTCCAGACCGACGGCGTCAGGCCCTGGCCCGCCCTGTGGTCGCTCGTCATCGGGTTCTTCATGATCCTGGTCGATTCGACGATCGTCTCCGTCGCCACCCCCGCCATCATGGCGGGACTCGGAGCAGGCATCGACAGCGTCATCTGGGTGACGAGTGCCTACCTGCTGGCCTACGCCGTGCCGCTGCTGGTGACCGGCAGGCTCGGCGACCGGTTCGGACCGAAACGCATCTACCTCGTGGGCCTCGTGGTCTTCACCCTCTCCAGCGCCTGGTGCGGGCTCTCCGGCACGGTCGAGGCCCTCATCGTCGCGCGCGTCCTGCAGGGCCTCGGCGCCGCCCTGATGACCCCGCAGACCATGTCCGTGATCACGCGGATCTTCCCGCCGGAGCGCCGCGGTGCCGCCATGGGGCTCTGGGGATCCGTCGCCGGCATCGCCACGCTCGTCGGGCCCGTGCTGGGTGGCGTGCTCGTCGACTCCGCCGGCTGGGAGTGGATCTTCTTCATCAACGTACCCGTGGGCGTCGTCGGCTTCATCCTCGCTGCCCGCCTGGTCCCGGTCCTGCCGACGACGTCGCACCGGTTCGACATGCTCGGGGTGTTCCTCAGCGCGGCCGGCCTGTTCTGCCTGGTCTTCGGGATCCAGGAGGGCGAGACCTATGACTGGGGCACCATCGCCGGTCCGCTCTCCGTCTGGTTACTCATCATCACGGGCCTCGTGCTGCTCGTCGCCTTCGTTCTCTGGCAGCGCGTGAACCGCGGCGAGCCGCTGGTCCCCCTCAGGCTGTTCCGCGATCGCAACTTCTCCCTCGCGAACACCTCCATCACGGCCATGGGCTTCTCGATCACCACCATGACGCTGCCCCTCATGCTCTACGCCCAGACGGTCCGCGGCCTCTCGCCCACGCAGGCGGCCCTGCTGCTGACCCCGATGGCCGTCATCTCCGGTGTGCTCGCCCCCTTCGTCGGCAGATACGTGCAGCGCAGCAACCCCAAGTACATCGCCATCGCGGGCTTCGCCGGGATGTCCGCCGCGCTGTTCTGGCTGGGCTCCATCCTCACGGTGGACGTCCCGCTCTGGCAGCTGCTGCTGCCCGTCTCGCTGCTCGGCCTCTCCAGCGCCGGGATCTGGGCACCGGTGTCGCTGACGGCCACGCGCAATCTCGCGCCGTCGCTCGCGGGTGCCGGCTCCGGCGTCTACAACACCACACGGCAGATGGGCGCCGTCCTCGGCAGTGCCGCGATCGCGGCCGTCATGCAGTCGCACCTCCTGGCCAACCTCGGCGGGAGCGGTATCAGCACCACTCCGGGGACGGCCCTCCCCGACGAGGCGAAGGCCGGCTACGCACTGTCCATGGGGCAGTCGCTCTACCTGCCGGCGATCGTCATCATCCTCGGCTTCGCGGCGGCCCTGTTCTTCGCGAAACCGCAGCAGAACCGCGTCTGGGAGGGCGATGCCGGGGCCGCGGGCGGGAGCCCGTCCGCCGCGGATCGCCCGCGGGAAGCGACACCGGCCGACACCTGAGCCGTTGCCTCGGGGAACTACCGGTAGTCTTCTGCCATGGCTGATGAGACGCAGGACACAGTGCAGGACACGGACACCCCCGCGGCCAAGGAGGTGTCGGACGACTTCGCGGTCCGGGAGCACACCTCGCCGTCGGGCCTGAAGTACACGACGACGACGGGGCGCCTCGTGCTGCGGCGCGAGGAGACGAAGGACGGCAAGGCGGACGGCTTCAAGCCGAAGGCCGAGATCTTCCTCGTCGCGTACGCGAAGCAGGACGCCGAACCGGGCAGGCCCGTGACCTTCGCCTTCAACGGGGGGCCGGGCTCGGCCTCCGTCTGGCTGCACCTGGGCCTGCTGGGCCCGCGCCTCGTGGAATCCGGGGACGTCGGGGCCATGACGCCCGCCCCCTTCGGCCTCGTCGACAACCCCGACAGCCTGCTCGAATCCAGTGACCTGGTGATGATCGACCCGGTCAACACCGGATTCTCCCGGGTGGTGGCGGGCGAGAAGGCCGACGAGTTCCACGCCTTCGTGCAGGACCGCGACCTCGTGGCGGAGGTCATCCGGCTGTGGACCACCCGCAACAACCGCTGGCTCTCCCCCAAGTACCTCGTAGGCGAGTCGTACGGCACCCTCCGCGCCGTCGCGGTGGCCGGACGTCTCTTCGACGCCTACGGCATGGCGGTCAACGGGCTCGGCCTCATCTCCACGGTGCTCAACATGTCGACGCTGCGGTTCTTCCCCGGCAGCGACCTGCCGTACGCCCTGCACCTGCCGACCTACGCCGCCATCGCGCACTACCACGGCCGGCACGGCGACCGGGAACTCTCCGAGGTGGTGCGCGAGGCCGAGGAGTACGCGGCCAGGGACTTCGGCTACGCCCTGACGCAGGGCAGCCGCTTGACCCCGGAGGAACTCGACGAGGTGGTGCACCGGCTCCACACCATCACCACGCTCGACGAGGGCTTCATCCGCCGCACGAACCTCCGCTGGGCCTACCACGAGTTCGCCGCGGAGATCCTCCGCTCCGAGGGCCTGGCCGTCGGACGTATCGACGGTCGCTTCGCCGCGAAGCCCGCGAACCTGCAGTCGTCGGACTCGTTCGACGACCCGAGCATCCGGGCCATCACCGGGCCGTACTCCGCAGCCATGAACCACTATGTCCGTGCAGAGCTCGGGTACGAGAACGACCTTCCGTACGAGATCCTGACGGCCCGTGTGCAGCCCTGGAGCTACCGCACGTTCGAGGGCGCCCCGGTGGACGTCTCGGGTGTCCTCGAGCGCCTCCTCGTCGACAATCCCGCCCTGCGCGTCCACGTGGACTACGGCTACCACGACGGCGCGACGCCCCACTTCGCCGCCGAGTACGTGTGGGCGCACATGAACCTCGACGAGGCCACCCGCGCCCGGTTCACCCACCACTACCACGAGGCCGGCCACATGATGTACCTCAACCCGGTAGCACGCGACACGCAACTGCGCGCCCTCCGGGCCTTCGTCACGCAGGAGCGGACGGGCCAGGAATAGTAAGTAGGATGATGAAGACGGTCGCGGTGACAGCCGTGACGGCCCCTACGGTAAGGACTCGACCATGCTGAAAAGGATCCTCTGGGCCCTGGTGCCCATCATCGCCTCGCGCGTACTGAACAACCGCCGTGGCGGCCAGCCACGGGCCGACAAGACGCGGTACAACGGCAAGTACGGCAGGTAGAAGCGCGCTGCCGCGGGCGGGAGGAGGGACGATCGCACTCCGTGATGAGGCCGGCTTCGCCGACATCCGTTCGTACGCCGCCATCGGGGACGGGCGGACGGTGGCACTGGTGGCGCTCGACGGCTCGATCGACTGGTACCCCACGCCCGACCTCGACTCCACGCCGACCTTCGCCCGCCTGCTGGACGCCGACGAGGGCTTCCTCTCCCTCGCCCCCACCGCGGAGTTCTCGGTGGAGCGGCAGTACGCGGACGGCTCCAACGTCCTCGAGACCACGTACACCACGGCCACGGGCACTGTCCGCGTCACCGATTCCCTGAACACCGGGGTCGCGGGCAGGCTGCCCTGGGGTGAGCTCGCCCGGCGCGTCGACGGGCTGGTCGGATCCGTGGACATGGCGTGGTCCGTCACGCCGGGTACCTGTTTCGGCTCCGCGTCGCCCTGGCTCGACGGCGGGCCGGAGCACCCGGTGCTGCGCATCGACGCGGTGGGACTCGGCATCCTCGGCATCGACCACGGCCTGAAGACGCCACAGGGCCGATCGGTCGAGGGAGCCTTCACCACCTCCGCGGGCTCCCGCCACCTCGTCGCCGTCGTCTCGACGCACGGGGAGCCGTTGCCGCTCCCCGACCCGCAGACCATCGATGACGGCGTGGACCGGACCATCCGGAACTGGCAGACGTGGTCCGACAACTTCACGTACGACGGCGACTACCGGCACGCCGTCCTGCGCAGCGCCCTGGCCCTGAAGCTGCTGCTGCACAGTCCGTCCGGATCGATCGCCGCTGCGGCGACGACGTCGCTCCCCGAGAGTGCATCCGGCGGGAAGAACTGGGACTACCGCTACGCCTGGGTCCGTGACACCGCCTATACGCTGCACGCCCTGACCCGCGCGGGTCTCCGTGAGGAGGTCCATGGAGCCGTGTCCTGGATGCTGAAGAACCTGCGGTCCCAGGGATCGGACCTCGAGGTGTTCACGCGCCTGAACGGCGACATCCCCGACGGTACGCGACATCCCGACCTCACCGGCTGGCGCGGCAACGGCCCGGTGGTCGACGGCAATCCGGCGGCAGGGCAGCTGCAGCTGGGCGTCTTCGGGGACGTGTTCGACATCGTGTGGCAGTACGTCCAGGCGGGTCACGTGCTCGATCCTGCGACCATGCGACAGCTCGCCGACCTGGCCGACCTGACCTGCGACGTCTGGCATCGACGCGACGCCGGGATGTGGGAGCTGCCGGAGGAACGCCACTACGTCACCTCCAAGCTCGGCTGCTGGAATGCGCTGCGGTGCGCCGTGCTGCTCGTCGAACGCGGCCAGCTGCAGGGTCCCGTGGAGCGGTGGACCGCCGAACGCGACCGCATCCGCGACTGGGTCCACGAGCACGGCTGGTCCGAGGAGCGGCAGAGCTACATCTGGTATCCCGGATCCACGGAGCTGGACGCCTCGATCCTCCTGCACGCCATGAGCGGCTTCGACACGGGTCCGCGGATGTCGGCCACCATCGACGCCCTGCGGGAGGAACTCGGCGCAGGGCCCCTCCTCTACCGCTACAGCGGGATGCAGGAGGAGGAATCGACGTTCGTGGCGTGCGCCTACTGGCTGGTGTCGGCGCTCGTCGCCGTGGGCCGCCGTGACGAGGCCGTGGACCTGATGGAGGAGCTCCTGCCGCTCGGGAACGACGTGGGTCTCCTGTCGGAGATGATCGACCCTGCCGACGACTCCTTCATGGGGAACATCCCGCAGGGGCTCAGCCACCTGGCCCTGATCGTCGCCGCACTGTCCATCTCGGGCAAGTCCTGAGCCGTCAGGACGTGACGAAGTAGACCCACACGCCGATCACCCACGTGGTCCCGGCCAGGCAGGCGAGCCCCAGCTCCGCGAGGATGCCCAGCCCGGTCGCCTTCAGGGCATGGAGGCTCGAGGTCAGTGCCGCGCGCGCGTTGCGCTGACGGGCGAACTCACTGGCGAACAGACCGAGGGCGAAGCCGACGAACAGGCCGACCACGGGGATCACGAACATGCCGACGATCCCGGCCAGCACCCCGAGGGTCACCGATCGGCCCGGTATCTGCCGCTGCCTGAGGGTCCGCCCCGTGAGCACCACACCGGCACCGAGACCGGCACCGGCCAGGACCGTGCCGATCGCAAAGACCACCCAGCCCTCGGTGCTGCCCACGGTCAGCGCCCACAGGAGCAGTGACACGATGATCAGGACGCTGCCCGGCAGGACCGGGACCACCACTCCCGCGATACCGACGGCGATGAGCGCACCGCAGACCACCGTCATGAACACCTGTAGATCCATGGCCCCAGTCTTGCATCGACGGCCATGACGCGCGGCCCGGACGGGCCCCGCGGCCCCGGTCGTGGAATACTGGAGGGAATACTAAGCCGCCTTAGCGAGCCTGCGGGCCCTGAGATCAGGAGGATCAATGAGCACACCGGCAACAGGAAACAACGAGGGCGACCGCTTCCGGCACGCCGACGACTCCGACAACCCCACGGAGCTACTGGACACCGGGCGGTCCGGTGCGGGCGCGACCAGCGCCGGCGGCGCACCGGGCGCGAGCCGCGCGGGAACGGACGACGGCGGGAGCGACTACGTCCCCGGCGCATACTCGGCCGACGACGACTCCAGCGGCGAGTACGTCCCCGGGATGTACTCGGACGCACCGGACAGCACGCCCACCCGCGAGCACACCCAGGCGCCCATCTCCGCGTCGAGGGCGGTCCCGCGCGACGAGGACACGAGGATGCACACGCAGGTCGTCCCGGTGGCGGCGGCCCGGCAGGACACCGACGCGCGCAGTGACGATCGAAAGCGCCCGGCCCCGCGGAGCGCCGTTCCGGGATCGCGTGTTCCGGGCCTGGAGGACCGCAAGCTGCTCCACCAGCGCGAGAAGGAGCACTTCGGCGGCATGAAGTTCGGCTCGGCCTTCTTCGGCTGGCTCACCGCCACCGGCATGTTCGTGCTGCTCTCGGCCCTCGTCGGGGCCCTCGCCGCAGTCTTCGGGGTCGGCTCGAACCTGTCCACCGCGGACCTGACGAGCGGTTCGGGTGAAGCACAGACCACGGGCATCACGGCCGCCGTCGTGCTGGGCGTCGTCCTGCTGCTCTCCTACT encodes the following:
- a CDS encoding membrane protein is translated as MGVLFGCGIIAFVDEAVFHQLLHWHHFYDRSTQAAGLVSDGVFHAFSWFATVASLFLFADLRRRDALQTRRWVGGVLVGIGAFQLFDGLVQHKLLDLHEVRYGVDLLPYDLLWNGAALAFLAAGILVLLAARRPTAPDAAPRHG
- a CDS encoding hypothetical protein (possible pseudo due to frameshift); protein product: MHTAVHLVLGMLVPLLLVLGAPVSLFLRAVPVSVGRRFSRLAASVPVRLGTHPAVATLLATVPMAVLYRDGNALDLLHHPVLGPLLHVHFVIAGCIFTHAVVGTDPNPHRAPLWQRGAAIVVAIAVHGMVAKHLYAVGGETGPPDVEQAAQLMYYGGDAVHALLLVVFCTQAYRAGGRRLARRTASRASWLASPERAGSPAPTEG
- a CDS encoding alpha-amylase, whose translation is MKEPGWVRHVIWWHVYPLGFVGAEKTATPDPAAAHRLLDLVPWLDYALELGASGLALGPVFASETHGYDTTDYFRIDPRLGTSEDFDTLVAEAHRRGLRILLDGVFNHTGRSFAPFQDVLTDGPGATTAPWFLLDWPDGAGPGTEPGYRDFEGHHHLVALNHDEPAVVDFVAGVMEYWLGRGADGWRLDAAYAVPARFWAEVTTRVRSSHPEAWFVGEYIHGDYGSEVRAGGLDSATQYELWKAVWSSLNDANLFELAAALERHNALLAGFAPLTFIGNHDVTRIASKLIDPALLPHAVAVLLTVGGTPSVYYGDEQGYRGVKEDRAGGDDDVRPLFPPSPGDLSPVGRPTYQVHQELIGIRRRHPWLHRATTQVLQLSNELLVYRVEADGEAPLVVALNLARDTRSAGTGGAASVLAGQATVDPGTQRIILPPRAWAVLG
- a CDS encoding MFS transporter, yielding MGGARTGVSARGRSLLAMSSNPPAEAPAPLQTDGVRPWPALWSLVIGFFMILVDSTIVSVATPAIMAGLGAGIDSVIWVTSAYLLAYAVPLLVTGRLGDRFGPKRIYLVGLVVFTLSSAWCGLSGTVEALIVARVLQGLGAALMTPQTMSVITRIFPPERRGAAMGLWGSVAGIATLVGPVLGGVLVDSAGWEWIFFINVPVGVVGFILAARLVPVLPTTSHRFDMLGVFLSAAGLFCLVFGIQEGETYDWGTIAGPLSVWLLIITGLVLLVAFVLWQRVNRGEPLVPLRLFRDRNFSLANTSITAMGFSITTMTLPLMLYAQTVRGLSPTQAALLLTPMAVISGVLAPFVGRYVQRSNPKYIAIAGFAGMSAALFWLGSILTVDVPLWQLLLPVSLLGLSSAGIWAPVSLTATRNLAPSLAGAGSGVYNTTRQMGAVLGSAAIAAVMQSHLLANLGGSGISTTPGTALPDEAKAGYALSMGQSLYLPAIVIILGFAAALFFAKPQQNRVWEGDAGAAGGSPSAADRPREATPADT
- a CDS encoding peptidase S10, with the protein product MADETQDTVQDTDTPAAKEVSDDFAVREHTSPSGLKYTTTTGRLVLRREETKDGKADGFKPKAEIFLVAYAKQDAEPGRPVTFAFNGGPGSASVWLHLGLLGPRLVESGDVGAMTPAPFGLVDNPDSLLESSDLVMIDPVNTGFSRVVAGEKADEFHAFVQDRDLVAEVIRLWTTRNNRWLSPKYLVGESYGTLRAVAVAGRLFDAYGMAVNGLGLISTVLNMSTLRFFPGSDLPYALHLPTYAAIAHYHGRHGDRELSEVVREAEEYAARDFGYALTQGSRLTPEELDEVVHRLHTITTLDEGFIRRTNLRWAYHEFAAEILRSEGLAVGRIDGRFAAKPANLQSSDSFDDPSIRAITGPYSAAMNHYVRAELGYENDLPYEILTARVQPWSYRTFEGAPVDVSGVLERLLVDNPALRVHVDYGYHDGATPHFAAEYVWAHMNLDEATRARFTHHYHEAGHMMYLNPVARDTQLRALRAFVTQERTGQE
- a CDS encoding glycosyl hydrolase; the protein is MALVALDGSIDWYPTPDLDSTPTFARLLDADEGFLSLAPTAEFSVERQYADGSNVLETTYTTATGTVRVTDSLNTGVAGRLPWGELARRVDGLVGSVDMAWSVTPGTCFGSASPWLDGGPEHPVLRIDAVGLGILGIDHGLKTPQGRSVEGAFTTSAGSRHLVAVVSTHGEPLPLPDPQTIDDGVDRTIRNWQTWSDNFTYDGDYRHAVLRSALALKLLLHSPSGSIAAAATTSLPESASGGKNWDYRYAWVRDTAYTLHALTRAGLREEVHGAVSWMLKNLRSQGSDLEVFTRLNGDIPDGTRHPDLTGWRGNGPVVDGNPAAGQLQLGVFGDVFDIVWQYVQAGHVLDPATMRQLADLADLTCDVWHRRDAGMWELPEERHYVTSKLGCWNALRCAVLLVERGQLQGPVERWTAERDRIRDWVHEHGWSEERQSYIWYPGSTELDASILLHAMSGFDTGPRMSATIDALREELGAGPLLYRYSGMQEEESTFVACAYWLVSALVAVGRRDEAVDLMEELLPLGNDVGLLSEMIDPADDSFMGNIPQGLSHLALIVAALSISGKS
- a CDS encoding membrane protein, which encodes MFMTVVCGALIAVGIAGVVVPVLPGSVLIIVSLLLWALTVGSTEGWVVFAIGTVLAGAGLGAGVVLTGRTLRQRQIPGRSVTLGVLAGIVGMFVIPVVGLFVGFALGLFASEFARQRNARAALTSSLHALKATGLGILAELGLACLAGTTWVIGVWVYFVTS